Below is a window of Humulus lupulus chromosome 2, drHumLupu1.1, whole genome shotgun sequence DNA.
ATTTCAACTAATACATGAAGCAAAAAGTCTACTCCATGCTATAGACACTTGTGGTGAAAACAAATGAGTAATAGAGTTAGTCCAATAATTTGGGAATTGCTGTCATTCTTTCGTAGTACTATAACCATCTgatctttaattatcatttatgttcTGACTTCAGGATTGTTTTGTCCACATAAAATGGGTTGATTGACTGCGTAATAGTGTATGGTTAAGCTAATTAGGTTAGCACTTATTAGTTGCTAATTTGTTTATGCAAAGAGCTTATAAAGgcctttttttattaatacatatacTCATTTATGCGATGAAGCTAGTATCTAAATGGTTCTTCCAGCTTTACTAATTTATCATGCTGTTTagcttctttctttctttttttgctAGAAATCTTTATACACTTTAAGAATACTCGCACCAAAGGGGGTTGCTATAATGTTACTTATCTCTCCAGTTTCTTTTTAGCAATTGAGACATGTGAAGTCTACACTTCTGTATTGCTTTGTTTCACTGCCAACATTTGAAAATTGCAATGTAGGCTATGTTTGTGACGCTCTATCAGTGGATTCAGAGTCTCGCTGCTGTCCTGAAATAGGAGACAAATTTTCTTGTCAGTGAGTTTTCTCAAATGGATCGTTGAAGTTGTACTgccaaatatattaaaaaaaatggacaAATTTACATATTTTTGTTTTCCTGGGTGCAGTGGATGCAACCTTCTTTCACAGTGTTGCAATTCTTATGAATATTGTGTGTCTTGCTGCTTAAATCCATCAAAGGTAATTTTttagtatgccatttttgtttctGTATAACTATTTGATTTACATCCCTTCTATTTATATTATGTTAGCTGCACAATTGATTGTATTTAAACTAATTATTTTGTAGACGCTGAAGCAGAGTATCATAAAGATGAAGATTGCAAAGCCAGCTACTGCAGGTTTATATTTTACTATATATTTCTTCTACAAATAGGATTATTCCTCAAGGTTCCTTTTTATGGCTTAATACCATTTACACCATTTTTTAGAGATCAATTCTTCAGTAATTCCATTGAGTGGGAAACAAAACATTTATTATGTAATATGAATTTTAGGGATTTTATAGGCATTAGTTTTAAGCAGCTACTTTTAAATAGGCTCTGGCAAGTGTTCATTTGAAATTGGATATATAGGGATAAGATTTAGTCCAAATCAAAGTTTCTTTTCTTAAATATGGCTCTAGGCCGTTCAAAACTCTTCAAATAACGTGCGTATAATGTTTTTTTACAGGAACTTATGCAAATGTCTTTGACTTTTGTGCTGGGAGGTGCCGTCATAATTCTGAGAGTGTGGTATGTAACACTTTAAAGAACTAACAGTTCTATGAACTCATAAGAGATATTGCTTATCTTTTTAGGGTGTAGTTAGTACTGGTAGTAGTATTTTTAatcaagtttatgtttttatagtGACTTGATGTTGAAGGTTAGCCTGTATTTTTTGTTGCTTATATGTTTTGGTTTGAGTCTTTAATGTAGTTCTGGTTTCTTGGTGGCATGTTTGTAACAAAAGTAGCTCTGAGTTAAATAATAGCTTTCCTAACATACTTTCTAAATTGCTCATTTGATAGTCTCTTATTATTTGTAGAagagctgtttttttttttttacatgattGGCTACAATTCCACTTGTTTAAGCCAGTATGCTATCTGAATGAGGTTCAACATTTCAGGTTCATGAAAATGCATATATCAGTGATTTTCATCACTGTTTTTCTACGACATCAAAGTCTCCAGGTGGGATATCTTATCTTTCTCTAGAAGTTAAGTTTAAGTATGTAGAGAAATAGCTGTGACAAATCTAGTATGACTGCTAAAGCAAGGTATCGCATTGCTGTGCTTAGGcaccatatatatatttatatatatgcgaGAAGCTACAACTTAATACTATTTTGGTTACATCATTCTTAGTTTTTATTTGTTACTGTCTATTGCTTATGTGTGCATGCGCAATTATATTACATgctaaatatattttcaaaaacatGTTTTATGGGAAAAGGCTGTTAAAAACCAAACAATTGTTTTCTCATTGGATGCAAAATAGACGAGACTTAATTTTTCTTCATGTGGACTTATGGTGATAGGAGAGAATTCTACAATGCTAGAAGCCAGACTTAATGGCATTAATGTTGTTGTTGGAAGGTGAGGAATCCTGGTGATTATTTGCGTTTCTAAATTCTCGTAATCAATTTGAAGCTGTAGATTTTTTGTGGAATTCTCATTTCATGTGTTGTTGATAGGCAAGGTGAGTCATGCGATTCAGTTTGCAAGTCAAATGGACAATCATGTGTTCCAAATAAGCTTTTGGTGCTTAATCAATGTGACATGTAAGTTGATTATTGCTGTTTATCTTAGAGTTTTCCAGTTCCTTATTCTTCCTCATTGCCTTAGCAGTGTTCAGATACAATTGTTTTACATGTGTTAGGTTTATGTTAATAGGTGGCTTGAACATATAATTAACCTGATTTTAGAAATCAGTTTATGTTTTGAAGTCCTCATCTTTCATTTTTTATCATAATATGCTGACTTGATTTTTTTAATgcaattttattgtttaattttcaATGAGTTTTTTCACTGCCCGTGTTAAATTTTTTTTACTATCTCAGAAATAATAGTTGTCAGCTGATATTGAAGGTACTTAAGTAGACCTGCGGGAGATTTCTGTAATAGATTTAGACTTGTTATTGTAAAGGGATATCTGGATGTTTGTACTCTTAAATTAGATGTGTTATTACATATTTCTACTGTCTTTGACAAGTGACTGACCATTTTGTGTTGCATAAGACGAGAATGGAATTGGCATATATGTGGATTTCATCTTAAGTATGGTTATAGGATGTTTATAGTGTCTCATTTATTGTAAGTGCACCGAAAGCAGTTCTAACCAAAGATTCTTTGTGTAAATTTTGAGTATTGATTTTCCACCTGAATTTATGTTCATAGTTATTTTTACTGAGCAGTATGCAGAAATACTTGAGATGCAAAGGAGCCTGTTTGTCAAGCATGGGATCCGACCAACCTGCTGAAGTTGTTGATAATGCTCCTAAACATTTGGTAATACTTTTCACTATTACTTCATTATCTCGGGACTGTTTAATATCTGAGATGTAtttaatattgtaaattttttttcATGATTAAGCAtatattaaatagtttaatttcCATATATAAGTGTCCACTTGCTTCCAAAATGGGGTTCTATGGATCTATGATGTGGAAAGAGTATTAATAAatcatatattattaatattcCTAGCCCTTGATGTATTATGTAATTGATGTTCCACTGAACATCATGGATATGCATGCTTGTTCAATACCAACTATTACCAACTTCAATGATATTTTCACTACCTTATATGTTATTGTTTCCCACCTACAGATCCCCATTTTATGATAGTTCCATCACATTTCTGAATAAATAGACAAATTGAGTTATAAACTTTTGATGTCATTTATATTCACCAGAATCCCGGAGCATGTTTGTACACCCGGACGCAGTCCATGCTTTCATGTGATGGTTCTCATCAGCATACCAGGAGGCTGTGCCCTTGTGCATAGTGGATTTAATTGGTGAGTTGGACTGTCCTTTATGTATAAAAGAATATGTGGACTTACAGTTACACATGAAGGTATCTAatgcatttaaccatttgaaGATTCATGTATGTTCATATTGGCTGCTGTCTGCAGTTTCTCTAATGCTGTTTGTAAAGGGATCAAGTGTTTAAAAAAGTTTTTGAGGTCCCCACAACAAGATGAAAATTGAGAATCACACTATTGTCCAATGGCCAGGTTTTCAAATTTCATTTCGAGAAGTAGCCGTTTCTAGTCCTTGCATATGATTAAATATGTTTGTTAAGTCAGAAACAAAACATCATATTTCAGGCACTATGCTTCAGAAATTATAATCTTTGACgtgtaattttttataaaaaaatcttgtattttgtcaatCTCGACGGAAATTCTTGTATATATGAACTGATGGAATTTCTTATGAATGTTTGTAATAATAGTAAATTTCTGTATCATTTCCCTCTATTAGCAActtccattaatttttttttaaccaatATGGGTGGGATCAAATTTCCCCATTTATATAGTTTTTTCTGATAAATAGTCATTATCCCAATGTTATGATTTATACTGCTTCTCAATTCTGTAGATGGATTTCAATTAGGGTATTTAGATGAATTTATTGCTAATAAGAGAATTATGTAGGTAAAGTAAGCATCATGGTGTGTGTGAGATTTTTTTAATACTAttattaactaaaaaaaatagattattaAAAAGGAGGGAGAAAAGGAAGACAGATCCGATTTTTGGGAATAATATCCATTTTAAGGTATAATGAGAAGTCATAAGTTTGGGTAGTGATGGTGGCGTTTGTTTTTAggcaaatttacaaaaatacgtaATGTTTTAAAAGTAAATACTAAAAATATAAAGTttgtaaaaatttataaaaatatggaGTAACATAATggtaaatacataattttttttgtaaacaaagtttataaatttataacaatatagttttttgtaattaaaatttacaagtttgTTACAATATGTtataatttcataaataatatttacaaactaaatagaaaattgtaaTAGGTGAGTACAGAACAATAAAAAACTGATATccgtattttttgtaatttttgtaaaatttcgtAATTTTCAAATCTTTTTGAAATTTAGGGTGCTAGGAGTATTTTTTTCCAACCATTATCATTGTGCTTTGCaggatatttttataaaaatatatttatttattttgttaaattttatttcCTCACTTAGTTGTTGTTGACAGTAACAAGCATAatcatttttcttttttcattaatagaatgcATACTTATTGATCATTTTCTGTATAGAGGAAAAGACGAAAATAAGCTCCTATTAAAACGTGTAAAGCATATAGTGAGATTTTTTGCTGTCTTGCATACGGTAAAAGTAAACTTTTCGTGTATGTAATGATGTTATTACTTTGATCAATTGTTTGATTAAAAGGACTTTAATAAAGAATAATAAAATTGCATCAAATATGACTTCTTCTTGGGAGTTACTTTCCCATGTATctgtaaaatttaaaaaatatgctAGTATTAATTAGTTTAGAATTTTTTCAAAAGTTATTAGTATAATTGTAGTGGACATATTTGATAACTGCTAGTATTAATTAGTTTAGAATTTTTTCAAAGTTATTGGTATAATTGTAGTGGACATATTTGATAATATACAAATTGCAATACATAAATTGAATAATGAGTCAAACTATATGGTAAACAACTATGTAATTAAAGTGGTCATAGGCATAACTTAGAGGTATTAAAGGTGCATACTGGATGGGTTTATCATGTTCGGATACATCGGGTTCTAATTTGTCAAATTTTGAGTGAGAGAAACATATTTCGAACTTTTCTGAATTATACTCGGATTTGGTCAAATTCGAGTGTTGAAATTTTCGAGTTAAATTCGAAATGAAGAAACAACAAGAACATCTAAAAACTTAGAtccaaaactaaaaataaaaaactttgatTTAGatctcatttttattaaaaaaaaaaactcatatacaATCCACAACATAAAAGAAAAATCCATTTTACGTCATGATTTTGAGGGCCTGAGGATTGGAGTCATCAAATTAAGATAGAGAAGAAGGGGGAGGGCGTGATTCAGACTGAGAcggagaagaagaggaagggCATGCGTGAGGGTTGGAGTCAAATCGAGACAATGagggagaaaaagaagaagggtGTGCCATGACTTTAGGTTGCTCCAGTGCTAGACTGAgacaaagaagaagagaaaagtgGGTCGACATGATTGAGAGTGAGAGAAAGGAGATGGAGGGAGGAAAAGGCACCACATGGGTGAGATTAGGCCATTAGGGTTTTTACTTTTcagttataaatatatatttatttatatatttttaaaaaaaacttcttTTCGGTTTTGAAAATTTCAGAATCTCCACCAAAATGCGATATGAAATGCTTTTGGATCGGGGGCTAAATCTGAATTGTGATACTACACCTATTTTTACAAAGAGGTCCCAAATTTAAAATCCTCATCGTCCAATGTTAAAAAGAAACAAATAGATAATTAATAATATCAACAACAAAATTATTGGAATTGTTGTCTTGGAACTCAGTGTAATGAAAGTAACATAGGGGTTAATCAAATGTCAACTATTAGCCCACATAAGGTTTGTGGCTagtatattttttagtttatatatatatatatatattgttcaaTTTTGATTGCATATATAAAAGTATAAAAACAATTTTTAACTTGTGTTGGTTTTTGTTACATTGAATGAttaaactttgattttttttttcaaaaggaACTTTGAATTTAATTTACTTATCATATTTTACACCTTAA
It encodes the following:
- the LOC133818775 gene encoding uncharacterized protein LOC133818775; its protein translation is MSMPHLNWSFLIVNLLIFHFSFRTSAIRKDIGLEKRICRNTVQGRYSLSDDNGYVCDALSVDSESRCCPEIGDKFSCHGCNLLSQCCNSYEYCVSCCLNPSKTLKQSIIKMKIAKPATAGTYANVFDFCAGRCRHNSESVVHENAYISDFHHCFSTTSKSPGENSTMLEARLNGINVVVGRQGESCDSVCKSNGQSCVPNKLLVLNQCDIMQKYLRCKGACLSSMGSDQPAEVVDNAPKHLNPGACLYTRTQSMLSCDGSHQHTRRLCPCA